The Dyadobacter sp. 676 DNA window GGCGGAAAATAGTCGTACTCGATGGCATACCCCGGACGGAACATTTTAGCATTTTCAAATCCGGGTATTTTCCGTAGTGCGGCGTATTGCACGTCCTCCGGCAGCGACGTTGAGAAGCCATTGACATACACTTCCACGGTGTCCCAGCCTTCGGGTTCCACGAAGATCTGGTGACGGTCCTTATCCGCAAACCGGTTGATCTTATCTTCCACGGATGGACAATAGCGTGGCCCCAGACCTTTAATGCGTCCCGAAAACATCGGAGATTTTTCAAAACCGGTTTTCAGGATATCATGGACCTCCTGGTTCGTATAGGTGATCCAGCAGCTTCGTTGCTTGCTTAGCGGCTTGGTATCGGTATAGGAAAACTTGGCGGGCTTTTCGTCGCCAGGTTGCTCTTCCATTTTCGAGTAGTCGAGCGAGCGGCCGTCGACACGTGGTGGCGTGCCGGTTTTCATGCGACCTGCTTCGAAGCCGAGCGATACCAGTTGTTCCGTCAAGCCCGTGGCGGATTTCTCCCCGGTGCGGCCACCACCGAAGTTCTTTTCACCGATATGAATAAGGCCATTAAGGAAGGTTCCGTTTGTCAGTACTACGGCCTTTGAGCGGATTTCGATTCCTAGGCTGGTTATTACGCCGCAGGCTCTGCCGTTCTCGACGATAACATTCTTCGCAGTGTCCTGCCAGAAGTCGACATTCGGATTATTCTCGAGAACCGACCGCCACTCTTCGGCGAACCGTACCCGGTCGCTCTGGCAACGCGGGCTCCACATGGCAGGTCCTTTGGAGAGATTCAGCATGCGGAACTGGATCATCGTTTTGTCGGAGACGATGCCCGACTGCCCACCGAGCGCATCTATTTCCCGGACGATTTGTCCCTTCGCGACGCCCCCCCATCGCAGGGTTGCACGACATCTGTGCGATGGTGTGCATATTCATTGTGATCAGCAGCACCGACGAACCCATCGTCGCTGCCGCGGCGGCGGCCTCGCATCCGGCATGGCCTGCGCCTACCACGATCACATCATATTCCTGAAACATATTATTACTCACTTGTTAAACTACTTTAATTAAAGTGTTCCACGTGGAAATTTAACTAGAACAGCCTAAGATACTCATCTTCCTTAGCCCTCATGGCCGTTTTAAGCGCTTCACTCGAGTCTTCGTATCCCGCGAGGTGTAGCAGCCCGTGAATGAGCACACGGCGCATTTCTGTGTCAAAATCGGTGTGGAACGTTGCTGCATTTTCACGTACCCTGTCTACACTGATGTAAATATCTCCTTCCAATTGGTTGTCTTCCTCACTATTGTCAAACGTAATAATGTCCGTGAAATAGTCGTGGTCGAGATACTGTTTATTGATTTCAAGCAGGTATTCGTCCGAACAGAATATGTAATTCAATTGAGATAACTCATAACCTTCTGAAATTGAGGCATTTTTGATCCACTTCTTTGTTTTGATCGGATTAACTACCTTAAAATCAATGCCTTCTGAGAAGAAACTTACCATGTCTGATGATCACGTGCCGGTTGCCGCTGAGGCGTCGCCGGAGCGTGGAATATTTAAATATTTGACCGTAAATAATTTACAAACTTACGAAGTCTACGGTTAAGAACATGAAAAGCAAGGGATAGCGTTTGTAAACCCCTGTTAAAAAGAGTTAACGCTATCCCCTACCCTAGCCCAACAAAATGGGCATATGATCAGTTCTTGGCCTGGTATTTCCGGAAGTACGAGTCTACTTCGCGTTTGTAGAATGGTGAGAATGTAGGCGGTATCGTCCGAAGCAGCTCTGTTTGCTTTTCCTTCTCGCGAATGTATTTTTCAAATGCGGCAGGCGGCTGTTTGGGTAGCTGCTTGGCGCTTTGTGCCTTGCGCTGTTCGTCTTCGTCCTGTTCTTTCATCGCCTTTTCCGATTCGAGCAGGCGCGTAGTGATTTCCTGGTTACGTTTGATCAGCTCCGGAGTAATCCGCTTATTCACGAGATCGGTCTCGGATTCGTCCATCTTCTCGGCAATCTCCTGCAATTCCTTGCCCAATTGTTGGCCTTCCTTAGTGCCCTTCTGCCGTTCCATAAAATCCTGTATCATCTTGCGAATAGCAGCTTGCTCCGCCGCCATTCTCGCCAGTTTTTCTGACTGGTTCCCCTGCCCTTCCTTACCCTGTCCGAGCTGCTTGATCTGCCCGTTCAGTTTCTCCTGCATTTCGCCCATGCCGGGTTGCTCGCCTTTCTGCTTACCCTTTTTGCCTTTGCCGGCTCCCGGCATGGCCATCGCCATTTGCTGCTGCATTTGGTTGAAGACGTCGCTCAGCATCAATGCAAGGTTGTTCATGGAAGTCATGGCAAACTGCTGCTTCGAGGTAGCGACGTTGATCTGCCGGTCCTTGATGCTCTTCACGCTCTCGTTCATGTACGACTTCATATCGTTCAGCTCGCGCGTAATGAACGACTGGATTTGCACGACGCGGCTGGCCAATGCGTACAAACTATCTTCGACGATCTTCGCGTCGTCTTTCAGTTTCAGTTGTTGTTGGCCCAGTTTCACGAAACGCGGGTCTTGCAGGCTTACGCCGCGGAAGTCTTTCATCAGGGTTTCCTGGTCGAACGACAGTGTGATCAGGTTTTCCAGAATGTCGCGCAATGCGTCGAGGTTTTCCTGCATTTGCTCCATTTCCGCCGACTCCATTTGTTCCTGCATCGACTGCGCCATTTTCTTCATCGATTTTGCCGCATTTTTTTGCGACTGCGACGCTTTCTGGTTCTGTTGCTTGTCGAGCTGCTGCTTGCTCTGTTCCATCTGCTCAGAAGCGTTTTTTTGCTCCTCTTTCTGCATATCGAGCTCTTGTTCCAGCTCCTTGCTCATTTCCTCGATTTCCTTGCTGTTTTCCTGGGCTTTTTTGAAGTCGTCCTGGATTTTTTCCTGCTCTTTTTTCAGGTCCTCGTTTTTGCCTTTCTTATCATCGGCATTTTTGTTCTTGTCGTTCTGCTCGGATTTTTCAGCAAGCTGCTCTTCCTTATCGGCGAGGTCGCTTAGCTTCTCCGCCAGGTTTTCCATTTTCTGCTCCATCTGCATTTGCTTGAAGAGCTTCATGGTCCGTTCGAGTTCTTTTTCGAGGTTATTTTCCTTGTTACGGAGTTTTTCGAGCATGGTCGACATCCGTTCGCTCTGCTTTTGTTCCAAAAGCTTTTTAAGCTCCTTGTACAGCTTCTCGGTATCCTCGTCCATGAGATCGTTCATCAGCTTCTGTAACTGCTCGATTTTCGCCTGTAACTCGGGGCTTTGCTGATTGAATTGCCGCGCCTTTTCGTTGGCATTCTGATGCTTTTCTTTTAAAGCTTCCAATTCTTTCATCAGCTCCTCGCGCTTGCGCAGCACTTCCTCGATTTGTTTCTGCTCTTTGAAATCGAGCTCTTTATTGCTTTTGAGACGGTTATCCAGGTTTTCGATATCCTTTTGCAGGCTCTGCG harbors:
- the ybeY gene encoding rRNA maturation RNase YbeY, which produces MVSFFSEGIDFKVVNPIKTKKWIKNASISEGYELSQLNYIFCSDEYLLEINKQYLDHDYFTDIITFDNSEEDNQLEGDIYISVDRVRENAATFHTDFDTEMRRVLIHGLLHLAGYEDSSEALKTAMRAKEDEYLRLF
- a CDS encoding DUF4175 family protein: MEGLLLRIQEYRQKYYQNQLLKGAIFSIGLLLTVFLFFNTIEYFGRFSSLVRGMLFFGFLAVLVFSFVQWVVQPLIHLYGLRKPLSDEEAALQIGQYFPEVGDKLVNTLQLRNLTGVQSDLIEASIRQKSSQLLIVRFSDAIRFNENKKRLKYAVYPLAAIAVILLFNPSFFSSSSERIIHFQKNYTYAPFSFELQNKSLKAFRNEDFTLKLRLQGEALPSAVYLVQNGTRFKLTQESAKDFSYTFKNLQRDVAFSFDAAGYASDEYRIVVNERPSLLSFDVNLHYPAYLNKPSEGLNNVGNLSVPEGTTIEWNFNTSSTKALAIKFENDSALYTAKESNGDHFEIRRTVRKSAQYQVNLKNDETTNSDKIGYFINVIPDKYPVMNLENFQDTTLYNYLVLGGSISDDYGFSQLRMFYSVQRANEDKPAQPRSIPIPFNKTVNTQSFFFQWYVDSLKLAPGDKIEYYAQVWDNDGVNGAKSARSRSIQFTVPSKDQLEAEVKKSEQETENQMQSAMKKAQSLQKDIENLDNRLKSNKELDFKEQKQIEEVLRKREELMKELEALKEKHQNANEKARQFNQQSPELQAKIEQLQKLMNDLMDEDTEKLYKELKKLLEQKQSERMSTMLEKLRNKENNLEKELERTMKLFKQMQMEQKMENLAEKLSDLADKEEQLAEKSEQNDKNKNADDKKGKNEDLKKEQEKIQDDFKKAQENSKEIEEMSKELEQELDMQKEEQKNASEQMEQSKQQLDKQQNQKASQSQKNAAKSMKKMAQSMQEQMESAEMEQMQENLDALRDILENLITLSFDQETLMKDFRGVSLQDPRFVKLGQQQLKLKDDAKIVEDSLYALASRVVQIQSFITRELNDMKSYMNESVKSIKDRQINVATSKQQFAMTSMNNLALMLSDVFNQMQQQMAMAMPGAGKGKKGKQKGEQPGMGEMQEKLNGQIKQLGQGKEGQGNQSEKLARMAAEQAAIRKMIQDFMERQKGTKEGQQLGKELQEIAEKMDESETDLVNKRITPELIKRNQEITTRLLESEKAMKEQDEDEQRKAQSAKQLPKQPPAAFEKYIREKEKQTELLRTIPPTFSPFYKREVDSYFRKYQAKN